In Acidimicrobiales bacterium, one DNA window encodes the following:
- a CDS encoding antirestriction protein ArdA: MTEPVPEAAAAPTGETAPAASPRIYVASLSDYNAGVLHGTWLDASEDVEAMQSEIDGMLATSPTTRRHGDVAEEWAIHDHEGWGGIQLSEYESLEIIGRLAEGSAAHGPAFAAWVSLVGTEQGSSVEDFEDHYHGQFDSLEGYGESMLDEMGVKLDELPGVPEGLWPYVSLDAAGWVRDMQCGGEIAAVEGEGGVYVFWGI, translated from the coding sequence GTGACCGAGCCGGTCCCCGAAGCGGCCGCCGCCCCAACCGGCGAAACCGCACCCGCAGCCTCACCTCGCATCTACGTCGCCAGCCTGAGTGACTACAACGCCGGCGTGCTCCATGGCACCTGGCTGGACGCCTCCGAGGATGTCGAAGCCATGCAGAGCGAGATCGACGGGATGCTGGCGACTTCACCCACGACTCGGCGCCACGGTGACGTGGCTGAGGAGTGGGCCATCCATGACCACGAGGGGTGGGGCGGCATCCAGCTCAGCGAGTACGAGAGCTTGGAGATTATTGGCCGGCTGGCCGAGGGGTCGGCCGCCCACGGTCCGGCTTTCGCTGCCTGGGTGAGCTTGGTGGGCACCGAGCAGGGCAGCAGCGTCGAGGACTTCGAGGATCACTACCACGGTCAGTTCGACAGCCTGGAGGGCTACGGCGAGTCGATGCTGGATGAGATGGGCGTGAAGCTCGATGAGCTGCCCGGGGTCCCGGAAGGGCTGTGGCCCTACGTCAGTCTGGATGCTGCTGGGTGGGTGCGGGACATGCAGTGCGGTGGGGAGATCGCTGCTGTGGAAGGAGAGGGAGGTGTGTATGTGTTCTGGGGGATATAA